TTCAGCTGGCCATGCCCGCGCGCTCATCACTTCCGACAATGCGTCAGATTTGGCGAAGAAAATTGTCAAAGGCGGTCTCTCAGTGCGTGCCACCGAGGCATTGGTGAAGAAGGACGCGGCCGGCTTGCAAGTCGCAACAGCACGTTCGGCGAATAAAACAGCTGAGAAAGATGCGGATACGCGCGCCTTGGAGGCTGACCTCTCAGCCGCGTTGCGTATGAAGGTGTCGATTGATCATCGCGCCGGCGGTGAAAGCGGTGTTTTGTCGATCAGCTACACATCTCTGGATGAGCTGGATGATCTTTGTGGACGTCTCAGCCGTTAGGTCGTGACCAGATGAATATCATCACTGCGCTGAGCGTGATGGCCTGGATGATCAGGACGTGACTTGGTGCAGAGAGAATAACCGACAAACCGAACACGGCGGCAACTGAGAAAGTTGCCGCCTTTTTTGCAGAAGGTCGGATGGCGCCTCGTTCATGCCAGTCCTGAATCATTGGGCCAAACAGTCGATGGTTCAGGATCCAGTCGTGCAGGCGTTCGGAAGAGTTGGCAAAGAAAAAACTGGCGAGCAGCAGAAACGGAACGGTTGGTAAGAGGGGAAGCGCCACTCCGACGAGCGCCAACCCAACGCATAAAAGCCCAAGCCCAGCGTAGAGAAGTCGCATCAGTTGTCACTCCACCAGTAGATCGCGGAGTACCGCATTCAATACCGCGCGACCGGCGTCAGTTGCCTGAATACGATTGTCAGAGAGCTCCACCATGCCGATTTCTCGGAGATTAGAGATACGCTCCGAAGAAAGAGTACGACCTGAAATGGCACGAAACCGATCTAAATCGAGTCCCTCAACCAATCGCATCCCCATCATGAGGTATTCAGCACCAGCATCTTCAGGGGTAAGTGGGATTCGCGAACACTCACCGGTGTGATTTTCTGCAGCAGCAAGCCAAGCTCCAGGTTGCAGATAGGTTTCAGTCGCGTATCTGGTCCCGTCAAGAGTTAAGCGCCCATGGGCCCCCGGTCCGATACCAAGGTAATCGCCATAGCGCCAATAAATCAGGTTGTGCCGCGACTCCGCGCCGGGACGCGCGTGGTTGGAGACCTCATAGGCGGGCAGGCCATGTTTGTCGCAGATCTCCTGCGTGGCGAGATACATATCAGCGGCGTTATCGTCGCTTGGAAGATCGCGTAATTTCCCCCGCGCGTAGCGATCCCCAAATGCGGTGCCTTCCTCAATGGTCAATTGATAGAGGGACAGGTGGTCGATCGCCATAGATAAGGCTTGGTCAAGTTCCTGTTGCCAGCCGACCAGTGTTTGGCCCTGACGGGCGTAGATTAGGTCAAAACTAACTCTGTCAAAGCACTTTCGAGCCACATCAAAGGCATTTTGCGCCTCAGAAACGCTGTGCATCCGTCCGAGGCGGTGTAGATCACCATCGTTAAGCGCTTGAATACCCATAGAAATTCGGTTGACGCCAGCATCTCGGTAACCCGTAAAGCGACCTGCCTCGACTGAGGTTGGGTTTGCTTCAAGAGAGATCTCTATGTCGTTGGAAAAAGGCCATATTTCTCGAGCTGTCTCGATGATTGTGGCCACAGTATCGGGGTGCATCAGCGAAGGTGTTCCGCCCCCGAAAAAAATCGTATTCAGGACGCGACCAGACAGAGCAGGTGCCGCGCGTAGCATCTCAGCACGATAGGCTGCAGCCCATCTGGTTTGGTCAATTTGCGCGGTGACATGACTGTTGAAATCGCAATAGGGGCATTTGGCCTGACAGAAGGGCCAATGCACATACAGGCCAAACCCCCCGTTGCGCCAATCATCCACCGAAACATGCCTCTACAAATTTCGCGACTGCCTGGCCGCGATGGCTGATCTTGTTTTTGGCCCAGCGATCCATTTCGGCGCAGGTCTGGGTATGCCCGTCTGGCTGGAACATTGGATCATAGCCGAATCCGTCCTTACCGCGAATGGGCCAGACCAGCTGGCCGGGCATCACGCCTTCGAATACCTCATCATGACCATCAGGCCAGGCAAGAACCAGCGTGCAGCGGAATTGTGCAAGGCGAGGGTGGGCCGCACCCTTGGCTTCCAACTCATTATGAGCACGGGTCATGGCCATCATGAAATCGCGGCCATCACCGGTTTCTGCCCAGTCGGCGGTATACACTCCCGGGGCGCCGTCGAGCGCGTCAATGGTGATACCCGAGTCATCAGACAAGGCGGGCAGACCGGTCGCCTTAGCGGCCGCATGAGCCTTGATCCGGGCATTTCCGACAAATGTATCCTCGGTTTCGGCCGGTTCTGGAAGATCCATCTCGCCGGCGCCGACGACAGTCACACCGAAGGGGTGGAGAAGATGTTTCATCTCCTCCAGTTTACCCTTGTTATGTGTGGCGACCAGCAGCCGGTCGCCGACAAATTTACGGGTCATACGCAGGCTGCCTTCTGCAGTTCTGCCAGCTCGGCGGTGCCCTTGGTTGCAAGGTCCATCAACGTGTTCATCTGCTCACGGCTGAACATGGATCCTTCCGCGGACATCTGCACTTCGATGAGTTGGCCCGACCCGGTCATAATGAAGTTGCCATCGACGCCGGCCTCGGAATCTTCCGGGTAGTCAAGGTCCAGTACGGGCTGACCTGCGTAGATGCCGCAGGAAACTGCGGCCACAGGATCAACGAGGGGATCAATCTTGACCTCGCCGGTTTTCATCAGCTTGTTCACTGCAAGGCGCAGCGCGACCCAACCGCCGGTGATGGAGGCGCACCGGGTGCCGCCGTCGGCCTGTAGCACATCACAGTCGATGCTGATCTGGCGCTCGCCGAGTGCAACGCGATCGACGCCGGCGCGCAGCGCGCGACCGATAAGGCGCTGGATTTCGACGGTGCGGCCGCCCTGTTTGCCCATCGCGGCTTCGCGGCGCATACGGGTGTTAGTCGCGCGGGGCAGCATACCATATTCAGCGGTCACCCAACCGAGACCTGAGCCTTTGATAAACGGCGGCACACGATCCTCAATGGTGGCAGTGCAGAGCACATGGGTGTCGCCCATCTTGATCAGGCAGGATCCCTCAGCGTGTTTGGTGAAGCCGGTTTCGATGGAAACGGCGCGCATTTGGTCTAGGTCTCGTCCGGAGGGTCGCATGGGTCATCCTTTATTTGCTTACCAATCGGGATAGCGTCCGCAGGGTTGGCTATGCAAGCATGATTGACCTTTTGGTGCTGCGCTCTTTAATGACAACTGTAGGACAGGGAGCCAAGGCTTGCGGAACTTCGGCAGTGACCACACATAGAATGCGATGAACAGCAGTACCGACATATTGAAGGATATGAACGATCGGTCACGGGATGTGTTCCGTGCGGTCGTGGAATCCTATCTTGAGACGGGAGATCCCGTTGGCAGCCGGACTCTGACGCGATCCCTGAATGAGAAGGTGAGCGCTGCTACCGTGCGCAACGTGATGCAGGATCTGGAGCATCTTGGGCTGTTGAACAGTCCGCACACCAGCGCTGGTCGGGTTCCGACACAGGTCGGATTGCGGATGTTTGTGGACGGCCTGCTTGAAGTTGGGGACTTGAACACCCAGGACCGTCAGAGGATTGATGAGACCATGGGCGGGACTGCGGGCGGTGGATCTGCGGGTCTGGCAGGCATGCTGGATCGTGTGGGTTCGGCCCTGTCGGGGGTGACACAGGGTGCCTCTCTGGTGCTGACACCGAAACATGAGGCCGAAATCCGCCATATTGAATTTGTCACTTTGGCCCATGATCGGGCGCTGGTCGTGCTGGTGTTTTCAGACGGTCACGTGGAAAACCGCCTGTTCACGCCACCGCCCGGGCAGACGCCCAGCTCAATGCGAGAGGCGGCGAATTTCCTCAATGCGCTGATTGAGGGACGGACATTAGGTGATGTGCGCGGTGCCATTCAGGAAGAGATCAAGGCCCGGCAGCAGCAGATAGATGTCTTGGCCCGTGAAATGATCGAAAGCGGCTTGGCGGCCTGGGAAGATGACGGCAGCGATTCTGCGCGGCTGATCGTGCGTGGCCGGTCGAATCTCCTATCGGACGGCGGGGCTGCGGAGGAGTTGGACCGGATCCGAAACCTGTTTGATGACCTGGAACGCAAACGCGATATCGAAGAGTTTCTTCAACTGACCGAAGATGGTGAAGGTGTGCGCATTTTTATCGGTTCGGAGAACAAACTTTTTTCACTTTCGGGTTCCTCTTTGGTGGTGTCTCCCTATATGAACGCGGATCGAAAGATCATTGGTGCGGTGGGTGTCATTGGCCCGACCCGCCTGAATTACGGCCGGATCGTGCCGATCGTGGACTATACGGCGCAACTGGTCGGGAAGCTGCTTTCCGACCGGAGTTAGAGGTGAGATATGGCAGAGCCCAAGAACGACGATTTTTTGGACGACATCACAGAAGCCGAAGCAGAGGAGCTCTCTGCGCAGACTGAAGAATTTGATGATGCAGCGCTGGAGCTTGATAGCCTGCGGGCCGAACGGGATGAGCTGAAAGATCGGTTCATGCGGGCCTTGGCTGATGCGGAGAACGCACGCAAGCGCGGTGACAAGGCACGCCGCGAAGCTGAGCAGTATGGTGGTTCTAAACTGGCGCGGGACATGCTGCCGGTTTACGACAACATGAAACGTGCGATCGAAGCCGCAAGCGATGAACAGCGCGAAGTTTCCGCTGCCTTGATTGAAGGTGTGGAACTGACCATGCGTGCGTTGCTTGGTGTGTTTGAAAAGCACGGTATGCAGGTGATCGCGCCGGAAGTTGGTCAGAGATTCGATCCGCAGGTGCATGAGGCCATGTTCGAGGCCCCGGTGCCCGGCACCAAAGCCGGCGACATCATCCAGGTCTCCGCCGAAGGGTTCATGCTGCACGACCGTTTGCTGCGCCCGGCGCAGGTTGGTGTCTCCTCGACGCCTGCGAGCTGATCCGCAGTATCGACGGGCCTTGTGGCCCGTGCCTGCGGCGCGAGTATTTTTGGAAAGATGACAAGCGGCCCCTTGCTTATCCGAGGAGGCCGCTTTTCTGTCTCAGTTCGCGGCCTCTTTCAGGCGATAGAGTGCTTCCAGTGCTTCCCGTGGTGAGAGATCATCGGGATGAATATCGTCCAGAAGCGTTTCGATCAGTGAGGGTCCGACTGGTGCTGCTGCTTGAGGCGGTGGAGCCGCTGCGAAGAGGGGGAGATCGTCGATCTGGATTTTGCCAGCGCCACTGCGGCTGCCCTCTTCCAGCATATCCAGAACGTCCCGAGCCCGCGCAACAACCGAGCCGGGCAGGCCGGCAAGCTGCGCGACCTGTACGCCGTAGGAGCGATCTGCAGCCCCTTTTTTAACCTCGTGCAGAAAGATGACCTCACCTTTCCATTCCTTGACGGAAACGGTGGCATTGTCGACGCCGGGCAGCTTACCGGCGAGTTGGGTGAGTTCGTGGTAATGGGTTGCAAACAGCGCGCGGGCGCGATTGACCTCATGCAGATGTTCCAGCGTGGCCCAGGCGATTGACAGCCCGTCATAGGTCGCTGTGCCTCGCCCGATTTCGTCGAGGATAACCAGTGCGCGATCATCAGCCTGATTGAGGATCGCAGCGGTTTCAACCATCTCAACCATGAAGGTCGAGCGTCCGCGAGCGAGATCGTCGGAGGCACCAACCCGGCTGAACAACTGGCTGATCAGGCCGATATGGGCGCTGTCGGCTGGGACGTAGCTCCCCATTTGGGCAAGGATGGCAATCAGGGCGTTCTGGCGCAGAAACGTTGATTTACCGGCCATGTTGGGGCCGGTCAGCAGCCAGATGGCGGCCCCTGTATCAGCGGTCAGATCACAGTCATTTGCAACGAAGCTACTACCGCCCTGTTGCCGCAAGGCCTGTTCCACAACGGGGTGCCGCCCTCCGGAAATATTGAATTCCCGCGAGTTGTCTACAGTTGGGCAGGACCAGTTCTCACCCAGGGCGAGATCGGCCAATGCGGTGATCAGGTCCAGTTCCGCCAGTCCCCGGGCCGCTGCATTCAATAGGGCCGCATCTGCCAGGATAGCGTCTGATAGCCTTGTATAGAGCCGCTTTTCAATTTCCAGTGCCAGATTCCCGGCATTCAGAATACGGGTCTCGATTTCGCTCAACTCGACCGTTGTGAACCGAACCTGATTGGCTGTTGTCTGGCGGTGAATATAGGTTTCCGACAGAGGGGCAGAGAGCATTTTCTCTGCATGGGTTGCGGTTGTTTCTATGAAGTAGCCGAGCACATTGTTGTGCTTGATTTTTAGTGAGTTGATACCTGTGTGATCGGAGTATTTCTTTTGCAGTGCCGCAATAACGGAGCGCCCTTCGTCACGCAGCGTGCGCGCCTCGTCCAGTTCGCTGTCGTAGCCTTCTGCAATAAATCCGCCGTCGCGGGCTAAGAGGGGCGGCTCTGTAATCAGCGCGGCGTCAAGCAGGGGCAGCAGAGCATCAAATCCGGTGAGCCCTGAGCGTGCCTGCTGCAATAGTGCTGGCATATCGGCTTTGTTACAGAGATCGGAAATTGCCTCGGCCTGGATCAGCGTGTTGCGTACGGCGGCCAGGTCCCGGGGGCCGCCGCGATCCAGAGCAAGCCGGGACAGGGCCCGATCCAGATCGGGTGTTTTGCGCAGTGCCGTGCGTAGCGACTGGGCGAGTTGTATCTGTCCCACCACGAAGTCCAGCGCCGTCAACCGGGCTCGGATCACATCAAGATTACGCGAGGGGCTGGACAGCCGTTGTTCCAGAAGCCGACCGCCAGCGGGGGTAACAGTCCGGTCCACCACTGCAAGCAGCGAACCACCGCGACCACCGGTCAGCGCGCGGGTGAGCTCCAGACTGCGACGGGTTGCAGCATCAATCTGCACCACACGATCCTCAGCCTCCTGCTGCGGGGGCTGAAGCAGCGGTAGCTTACCCTTCTGTGTGATGTCGAGATAGTCGATGACCGCGCCCATGGCCGAAATCTCTGCCCGGCTGAAAGAGCCGTAGGATTCCAATGTTGAGACCTTAAAGAGATCACAGATGCGTTTTTCAGCGGCGGTGCTGTCGAAGCTGGATTTTGCCAGAGGGGTTACTGGGATCTGGTGGTCCTCTGCAATGGTGCGCAGCTGGTCCAGCGCAGGACCATCGGGGACAATCAACTCCGATGGCGCCAGTCTGGCCAGTTCAGGGGACACCCGGACGGAGGCAACCGGCATCACATGGAACGCGCCAGTTGAGATATCCGCCCAGGCGAGTGCTGCCTGATCGCGCAGCTCGCAATAGGCGGTGAGGAAATTATGGCGGCGCGCCTCCAGAAGGGAATCTTCGGTGATGGTTCCGGGTGTGACCAGCCGCACCACATCGCGTTTCACGACGGATTTGGAGCCACGCTTCTTGGCCTCTGCCGGGCTTTCCAGCTGCTCTCCGACCGCGACGCGAAATCCCTTTCGGATCAGTGTCAGCAGATAGCCCTCGGCGGCATGGACCGGGACACCGCACATCGGAATATCGTTGCCATCGTGTTTGCCGCGTTTGGTCAGCGCGATGTCGAGTGCCTCTGCCGCGTTGACGGCATCGTCAAAGAACATCTCGTAGAAATCGCCCATGCGGTAGAACAAGAGGGCATCCGGATACTGCGCCTTGATGTCGAGGTATTGGGCCATCATCGGCGTGACTGTGGACAAAGTTCGGCTCCGTAAAATGGGGGATTTCTTTGGCGCGACCTTACAAATCAGGCGGCTGCGACGAAAGGTGAAAACGCAACTTCGTTGAGAAGAGGCGCGCGCTGGGCTATGACGCTTGGGACAGTGAGAGGACACCCAAAGCCAATGCCCAAAGCGAAGATTACCAACGAAGAGGCGCTTGCCTTCCATCTGGAACCGACCCCCGGCAAATGGGAGATCAACGCAACGGTCCCGATGACCACGCAGCGTGATCTGTCATTGGCCTATTCTCCCGGTGTCGCTGTGCCCTGCGAAGCCATCGCGGAAAATCCAGAGACGGCCTATGACTATACAAACAAGGGAAATTTGGTCGCGGTCATCTCCAACGGGACTGCGGTTCTGGGGCTGGGCAATCTTGGGGCGCTGGGCTCCAAACCGGTGATGGAGGGCAAATCTGTCCTGTTCAAACGGTTTGCCGATGTGAATTCGATCGACATTGAGCTGGATACCGAAGACCCGGATGAGTTCATCAAGGCGGTACGTCTGATGGGGCCGACCTTTGGTGGGATCAATCTTGAGGATATCAAGGCGCCGGAGTGTTTCATCATTGAGCAGCGCCTCAAAGAAGAGATGGACATTCCTGTCTTCCATGATGATCAGCATGGCACGGCGGTGATCTGTGCGGCCGGTCTGATCAATGCGTTGCATATTTCCGGCAAGAAGATCGAGGATGTGAAGATCGTCCTCAACGGTGCCGGTGCCGCGGGTATCGCCTGTATTGAACTGCTGAAGGCGATGGGCGCCCGGCATGACAATTGCATCGTCTGCGATACCAAAGGTGTGATCTATCAGGGTCGCACCGAGGGTATGAACCAGTGGAAGTCTGCCCATGCGGTCAAGACCGATCTGCGCACGCTGGAAGAGGCGATGCAGGACGCTGATGTGTTCCTTGGCGTATCTGTCAAAGGGGCGGTGACACAGGACATGGTGAAATCCATGGCGGACAATCCGGTGATCTTTGCAATGGCAAACCCCGATCCGGAAATCACCCCGGAGGAGGCGCATGAGGTGCGTGTGGATGCGATTGTCGCCACTGGTCGGTCGGATTACCCCAACCAGGTCAATAACGTTCTTGGCTTTCCCTATCTGTTCCGTGGCGCCCTGGACATCCACGCCCGGGCCATTAATGACGAGATGAAAATCGCCTGTGCCCATGCGCTGGCCGGTCTCGCGCGTGAGGATGTACCGGATGAGGTGGCGCTGGCTTACGGCAAATCGCTATCCTTTGGCCGGGACTATATCATCCCGACTCCATTTGATCCGCGTCTGATCCACCGGATCCCGCCTGCTGTGGCAAAGGTCGGGATGGACACAGGTGTTGCGCGCCGTCCGATCATTGACATGGATGCCTATGAGCATGGGCTGCGTGGGCGGATGGATCCAACCCAGTCGATCCTGCGTGGTCTGAACGCTCGCGCCCGTGCAGCGCAATCACGCATGATCTTTGCCGAGGGCGACGACCCTCGCGTTCTGCGCGCGGCGGTAATGTATCAGCGATCCGGCTTCGGCAAAGCACTGGTTGTTGGTCGTCCAGAGGATGTGCGTAGCAAGCTGGAAACTGCAGGTCTGGGCGATGCGGTGCGCGAGCTGGAGATTATCAACGCGGCCAATACCCAGCATTTCGAGACCTATAAGGATTTCCTTTACGAGCGGCTGAACCGCAAGGGCTTTGATCGCAAGGATGTCCACCGTCTGGTCGGGCGCGACCGGCATGTATTTTCGGCCCTGATGCTCGCCCATGGTCACGGCGACGGGTTGGTCACCGGAGCCACCCGAAAATCAGCGCATGTTCTTGATCAGATCAATCATGTGTTTGATGCCGATGCGACCAACGGATCTGCGGGCGTCACGGCGCTGCTACACAAGGGGCGCATCGTGCTGATTGGTGATACTCTAGTGCATGAATGGCCAGATGAAAACGATCTGGCCAATATCGCGGAACATGCTGCAGGCGTTGCCCGACATATGGGGTTGGAACCTCGGGTCGCATTTGTCAGCTTCTCCACCTTTGGCTACCCGGTATCTGAGCGCGCGGAAAAAATGCATCTGGCACCTGCAGTGCTGGATCAGCGTGGTGTCGATTTTGAGTACGAAGGCGAGATGACTGTGGACGTTGCTCTGAACGCCAAGGCGCAGGAGGCTTATCCCTTCCAGCGCCTGACTGGACCAGCCAATATCCTGATCGTTCCGGCGCGGCATTCCGCGTCGATTTCGGTCAAGCTGATGCAGGAAATGGGTGGGGCAACTGTTGTTGGTCCGATCCTGTCAGGTGTCGACAAGCCGATCCAGATCTGCTCGACCACCTCGACAGCAAATGATGTTCTGAACATGGCGGTTCTGGCTGCCTGTAATATCGGGTGATCTCATGGCGATCTGGAACCTAGGCTCAATCAATGCCGACATGATTTATGCTCTGCCTCATATGCCGACTGCGGGGGAAACCCTCGCGGCGACGGGGCTGGAGCAGTATCTGGGCGGCAAAGGCGCCAATATGTCGGTCGCGGCTGCGCGTGCCGGTAGCCATGTTTGTCATCTGGGTGCCGTCGGGCCGGAGGGGGCATGGGCCGTCACGCGTTTGTTGGAATACGGTGTCGATACGCGTCACATCGCCCAGTTGGATGTGCCTACCGGCCACGCCATCATTGCCGTTGACCCCACTGGCGAGAACCAGATCATTCTATTCCCCGGCGCAAACCGGGAGATCAGCGAAGACCAGATTGGCGCAGCGCTGTCTGCCGCCAGTGCCGGTGATATCCTGGTGATGCAGAACGAGACCAACATGCAGGCCGAGGCAGCCCAAATGGGGCGTGATCTGGGGTTGAAGGTTGCCTATGCGGCAGCACCGTTTGATGCAGCGGCGGTTCAGGCGGTCTTGCCCTATCTCGACTATCTGTTCCTGAATGAGGTGGAGGCTGAGCAGTTGCGCGCTGCGACAGGCAAAACGCCTGAGGCGCTGGGCGTTGCAGATGTGATTGTGACGTTGGGCGCCAAGGGGGCGCGCCACTACGACACGACGGCGGGAACCACTCATGACGTCGCGGCGCATTCCGTTGTCCCGGTTGATACCACAGGGGCGGGTGACACTTTCACTGGCTATGTGCTGTCTGGTCTGGATCGTGGGTTGCCAATGGCGCAGGCGCTGGCACAGGCCAATCGCGCTGCCGCGCTGATGGTGACACGTAAGGGCACCGCAGATGTGATCCCAGATTTGAAAGAGGTGCAGGACGCACGTTTCTGATCGCCACGACCTGTTCTTAGCAGGAAAAGGCGCGGTGTATTCCCGCGCCTTTTCCATTTCATCACCTCAGGGCCGTTGTTAATGCCCCTTTGCGAAAGGCGCTGCATCCCCCCAAAGCTGCAACACGCGGGCGTCACGCCCACAGGCCTTTCGATAGCGCTTATAGGCTTCCGACTGACGTTTGGGGCCAAAACGCGTGAGAACCAGTTTGCGACCCTTGTAGTAGTCCTGATGATAAGCCTCGGCAGGGTAGAAAGCGGTCGCTGGCAGAATTGGCGTGACGATGGTTTGGCCGAGTGCGGATTGCGCCTCGGATTTGGCGGCCTTGGCGACAGATGTCTGATCCGCGCCGGAAGTGAAAAT
The nucleotide sequence above comes from Phaeobacter inhibens DSM 16374. Encoded proteins:
- a CDS encoding YbaN family protein; the encoded protein is MRLLYAGLGLLCVGLALVGVALPLLPTVPFLLLASFFFANSSERLHDWILNHRLFGPMIQDWHERGAIRPSAKKAATFSVAAVFGLSVILSAPSHVLIIQAITLSAVMIFIWSRPNG
- the hemW gene encoding radical SAM family heme chaperone HemW, with translation MDDWRNGGFGLYVHWPFCQAKCPYCDFNSHVTAQIDQTRWAAAYRAEMLRAAPALSGRVLNTIFFGGGTPSLMHPDTVATIIETAREIWPFSNDIEISLEANPTSVEAGRFTGYRDAGVNRISMGIQALNDGDLHRLGRMHSVSEAQNAFDVARKCFDRVSFDLIYARQGQTLVGWQQELDQALSMAIDHLSLYQLTIEEGTAFGDRYARGKLRDLPSDDNAADMYLATQEICDKHGLPAYEVSNHARPGAESRHNLIYWRYGDYLGIGPGAHGRLTLDGTRYATETYLQPGAWLAAAENHTGECSRIPLTPEDAGAEYLMMGMRLVEGLDLDRFRAISGRTLSSERISNLREIGMVELSDNRIQATDAGRAVLNAVLRDLLVE
- the rdgB gene encoding RdgB/HAM1 family non-canonical purine NTP pyrophosphatase, which gives rise to MTRKFVGDRLLVATHNKGKLEEMKHLLHPFGVTVVGAGEMDLPEPAETEDTFVGNARIKAHAAAKATGLPALSDDSGITIDALDGAPGVYTADWAETGDGRDFMMAMTRAHNELEAKGAAHPRLAQFRCTLVLAWPDGHDEVFEGVMPGQLVWPIRGKDGFGYDPMFQPDGHTQTCAEMDRWAKNKISHRGQAVAKFVEACFGG
- the rph gene encoding ribonuclease PH codes for the protein MRPSGRDLDQMRAVSIETGFTKHAEGSCLIKMGDTHVLCTATIEDRVPPFIKGSGLGWVTAEYGMLPRATNTRMRREAAMGKQGGRTVEIQRLIGRALRAGVDRVALGERQISIDCDVLQADGGTRCASITGGWVALRLAVNKLMKTGEVKIDPLVDPVAAVSCGIYAGQPVLDLDYPEDSEAGVDGNFIMTGSGQLIEVQMSAEGSMFSREQMNTLMDLATKGTAELAELQKAACV
- the hrcA gene encoding heat-inducible transcriptional repressor HrcA; amino-acid sequence: MNSSTDILKDMNDRSRDVFRAVVESYLETGDPVGSRTLTRSLNEKVSAATVRNVMQDLEHLGLLNSPHTSAGRVPTQVGLRMFVDGLLEVGDLNTQDRQRIDETMGGTAGGGSAGLAGMLDRVGSALSGVTQGASLVLTPKHEAEIRHIEFVTLAHDRALVVLVFSDGHVENRLFTPPPGQTPSSMREAANFLNALIEGRTLGDVRGAIQEEIKARQQQIDVLAREMIESGLAAWEDDGSDSARLIVRGRSNLLSDGGAAEELDRIRNLFDDLERKRDIEEFLQLTEDGEGVRIFIGSENKLFSLSGSSLVVSPYMNADRKIIGAVGVIGPTRLNYGRIVPIVDYTAQLVGKLLSDRS
- a CDS encoding nucleotide exchange factor GrpE; its protein translation is MAEPKNDDFLDDITEAEAEELSAQTEEFDDAALELDSLRAERDELKDRFMRALADAENARKRGDKARREAEQYGGSKLARDMLPVYDNMKRAIEAASDEQREVSAALIEGVELTMRALLGVFEKHGMQVIAPEVGQRFDPQVHEAMFEAPVPGTKAGDIIQVSAEGFMLHDRLLRPAQVGVSSTPAS
- the mutS gene encoding DNA mismatch repair protein MutS produces the protein MMAQYLDIKAQYPDALLFYRMGDFYEMFFDDAVNAAEALDIALTKRGKHDGNDIPMCGVPVHAAEGYLLTLIRKGFRVAVGEQLESPAEAKKRGSKSVVKRDVVRLVTPGTITEDSLLEARRHNFLTAYCELRDQAALAWADISTGAFHVMPVASVRVSPELARLAPSELIVPDGPALDQLRTIAEDHQIPVTPLAKSSFDSTAAEKRICDLFKVSTLESYGSFSRAEISAMGAVIDYLDITQKGKLPLLQPPQQEAEDRVVQIDAATRRSLELTRALTGGRGGSLLAVVDRTVTPAGGRLLEQRLSSPSRNLDVIRARLTALDFVVGQIQLAQSLRTALRKTPDLDRALSRLALDRGGPRDLAAVRNTLIQAEAISDLCNKADMPALLQQARSGLTGFDALLPLLDAALITEPPLLARDGGFIAEGYDSELDEARTLRDEGRSVIAALQKKYSDHTGINSLKIKHNNVLGYFIETTATHAEKMLSAPLSETYIHRQTTANQVRFTTVELSEIETRILNAGNLALEIEKRLYTRLSDAILADAALLNAAARGLAELDLITALADLALGENWSCPTVDNSREFNISGGRHPVVEQALRQQGGSSFVANDCDLTADTGAAIWLLTGPNMAGKSTFLRQNALIAILAQMGSYVPADSAHIGLISQLFSRVGASDDLARGRSTFMVEMVETAAILNQADDRALVILDEIGRGTATYDGLSIAWATLEHLHEVNRARALFATHYHELTQLAGKLPGVDNATVSVKEWKGEVIFLHEVKKGAADRSYGVQVAQLAGLPGSVVARARDVLDMLEEGSRSGAGKIQIDDLPLFAAAPPPQAAAPVGPSLIETLLDDIHPDDLSPREALEALYRLKEAAN
- a CDS encoding NADP-dependent malic enzyme, which encodes MPKAKITNEEALAFHLEPTPGKWEINATVPMTTQRDLSLAYSPGVAVPCEAIAENPETAYDYTNKGNLVAVISNGTAVLGLGNLGALGSKPVMEGKSVLFKRFADVNSIDIELDTEDPDEFIKAVRLMGPTFGGINLEDIKAPECFIIEQRLKEEMDIPVFHDDQHGTAVICAAGLINALHISGKKIEDVKIVLNGAGAAGIACIELLKAMGARHDNCIVCDTKGVIYQGRTEGMNQWKSAHAVKTDLRTLEEAMQDADVFLGVSVKGAVTQDMVKSMADNPVIFAMANPDPEITPEEAHEVRVDAIVATGRSDYPNQVNNVLGFPYLFRGALDIHARAINDEMKIACAHALAGLAREDVPDEVALAYGKSLSFGRDYIIPTPFDPRLIHRIPPAVAKVGMDTGVARRPIIDMDAYEHGLRGRMDPTQSILRGLNARARAAQSRMIFAEGDDPRVLRAAVMYQRSGFGKALVVGRPEDVRSKLETAGLGDAVRELEIINAANTQHFETYKDFLYERLNRKGFDRKDVHRLVGRDRHVFSALMLAHGHGDGLVTGATRKSAHVLDQINHVFDADATNGSAGVTALLHKGRIVLIGDTLVHEWPDENDLANIAEHAAGVARHMGLEPRVAFVSFSTFGYPVSERAEKMHLAPAVLDQRGVDFEYEGEMTVDVALNAKAQEAYPFQRLTGPANILIVPARHSASISVKLMQEMGGATVVGPILSGVDKPIQICSTTSTANDVLNMAVLAACNIG
- a CDS encoding ribokinase — translated: MAIWNLGSINADMIYALPHMPTAGETLAATGLEQYLGGKGANMSVAAARAGSHVCHLGAVGPEGAWAVTRLLEYGVDTRHIAQLDVPTGHAIIAVDPTGENQIILFPGANREISEDQIGAALSAASAGDILVMQNETNMQAEAAQMGRDLGLKVAYAAAPFDAAAVQAVLPYLDYLFLNEVEAEQLRAATGKTPEALGVADVIVTLGAKGARHYDTTAGTTHDVAAHSVVPVDTTGAGDTFTGYVLSGLDRGLPMAQALAQANRAAALMVTRKGTADVIPDLKEVQDARF